From Actinosynnema mirum DSM 43827, a single genomic window includes:
- a CDS encoding Rv2175c family DNA-binding protein: MSAIPAAADVLAPEIEVLGLAEVAERLGQPVNRVHQLLRDGQLLAERRDGVLVVPADFVAAGNVVKGLPGTITVLRDSGFSTEEMLRWLFTEDDTLPGSPIEALRGDRGREVKRRAQAMAF; this comes from the coding sequence GTGAGTGCGATTCCTGCCGCTGCTGATGTGCTGGCTCCCGAGATCGAGGTACTCGGCCTGGCCGAGGTCGCCGAGCGGCTCGGCCAGCCGGTCAACCGTGTTCACCAGTTGCTGCGCGACGGTCAGCTCCTCGCTGAGCGGCGCGACGGCGTCCTGGTCGTCCCCGCCGACTTCGTCGCCGCCGGAAACGTGGTGAAGGGGCTCCCCGGCACCATCACGGTGCTGCGCGACTCCGGCTTCTCCACCGAGGAGATGCTCCGCTGGCTGTTCACCGAGGACGACACCCTGCCCGGAAGCCCGATCGAGGCGCTGCGCGGTGACCGGGGCCGCGAGGTCAAGCGCAGGGCGCAGGCCATGGCCTTCTGA
- the mptB gene encoding polyprenol phosphomannose-dependent alpha 1,6 mannosyltransferase MptB — protein MRSSATPGTEPRGIPVRTILLGVAGVMLVALGGSGAGAVVKRDPLLAATSLSWIRYGHGQDLATAVLYLGLALVVWSWVRLGRMVLRGHVGSRAVLAAVGAWTLPLLFAPPLFSKDIYSYLAQGQLALNGLDPYQVGPAVLQSPLSDNVSWVWQNTPAPYGPLFVLLSEGVVWLTGGSVIGGVVLLRLVLVVGLALVCWSLPGLARHLGGKPAVALWFAAANPLVLVHLIGGAHNDMLMVGLMAAGVLLVLDGRHVAGIVLVTLGVAVKATAAVALPFLVLVWAARTEGPRRSAVGRAIGRGVAVFAVVFAATSVVAGRDLGWLPALSTSSMIVNWLSLPSAVGDFAHTLVTLFVHLDQGVFLTVARGIGSALLVFIAWRQWRAAEDGGPNAVFRAAVTMLAVALLSPATLPWYFTWPLVLGAGLAWTVSGLTTVAFFSTWLLLVTFPNGDTALYSWGYLLVAVLLSALAAVSLTKDDPLRLSGKP, from the coding sequence GTGCGCTCCTCGGCGACCCCCGGAACCGAGCCTCGGGGCATCCCCGTCCGGACGATCCTGCTGGGCGTCGCGGGGGTCATGCTCGTCGCGCTCGGCGGCAGCGGCGCGGGCGCCGTGGTCAAGCGCGACCCCCTGCTGGCCGCGACCTCGCTGAGCTGGATCCGCTACGGCCACGGCCAGGACCTGGCCACCGCCGTGCTCTACCTCGGGCTCGCGCTCGTGGTGTGGTCGTGGGTCCGGCTGGGCCGGATGGTGCTGCGCGGGCACGTGGGCAGCCGCGCGGTGCTCGCCGCGGTGGGCGCCTGGACGCTGCCGCTGCTGTTCGCGCCGCCGCTGTTCAGCAAGGACATCTACAGCTACCTGGCGCAGGGCCAGCTCGCGCTCAACGGGCTCGACCCGTACCAGGTGGGCCCCGCGGTGCTCCAGAGCCCGCTGTCGGACAACGTGAGCTGGGTCTGGCAGAACACGCCCGCCCCGTACGGCCCGCTGTTCGTGCTGCTGTCCGAGGGCGTGGTGTGGCTGACCGGCGGCAGCGTGATCGGCGGCGTGGTGCTGCTGCGGCTGGTGCTGGTCGTGGGGCTGGCGCTGGTCTGCTGGTCGCTGCCCGGCCTCGCCCGGCACCTGGGCGGCAAGCCCGCCGTGGCGCTGTGGTTCGCGGCGGCCAACCCGCTGGTGCTGGTGCACCTGATCGGCGGCGCGCACAACGACATGCTGATGGTCGGCCTGATGGCCGCGGGCGTGCTGCTGGTGCTCGACGGCAGGCACGTGGCCGGGATCGTGCTGGTGACGCTGGGCGTGGCGGTCAAGGCCACGGCGGCGGTCGCGCTGCCGTTCCTGGTGCTGGTCTGGGCGGCCCGCACGGAGGGCCCCCGGCGGTCCGCGGTCGGCCGGGCCATCGGGCGCGGCGTGGCGGTGTTCGCCGTGGTGTTCGCCGCGACGAGCGTGGTCGCGGGCCGGGACCTGGGCTGGCTGCCCGCGCTGAGCACGTCCTCGATGATCGTGAACTGGCTGTCGCTGCCCAGCGCGGTCGGCGACTTCGCGCACACCCTGGTGACGCTCTTCGTGCACCTGGACCAGGGCGTGTTCCTGACCGTGGCGCGCGGCATCGGCTCGGCGCTGCTGGTGTTCATCGCCTGGCGGCAGTGGCGGGCGGCCGAGGACGGCGGCCCGAACGCGGTGTTCCGCGCGGCCGTGACCATGCTGGCGGTGGCGCTGCTCTCCCCGGCCACGCTGCCCTGGTACTTCACCTGGCCGCTGGTGCTGGGCGCGGGCCTGGCCTGGACGGTCAGCGGTCTGACCACGGTGGCGTTCTTCTCCACCTGGCTGCTGCTGGTGACCTTCCCGAACGGCGACACCGCGCTCTACTCGTGGGGCTACCTGCTGGTCGCGGTGCTGCTGTCGGCGCTCGCGGCGGTCTCCCTGACCAAGGACGACCCGCTCCGGCTCTCGGGCAAGCCCTAG
- a CDS encoding polyprenyl synthetase family protein yields the protein MALHPFDLDLAKHVDSALAAYLADRRALGERMERSFTEAVDGLTDFVLSGGKRVRPTFAWWGWRAAGGDPDQESAGRVLTAVSSLELIQACALIHDDLMDASETRRGRPTIHVQFARRHRENSWLSSPEQFGLAAAVLIGDVALAWADDMLFAAGLPTDALQRLSLPWRDMRTEMLAGQYLDVLTQARGDASADAALRIDRLKTAAYTVERPLHMGAAIGGGSAELIEGLRAFGRDIGVAFQLRDDLLGVFGDPAVTGKPAGDDLREGKRTLLVALGVEHGADALEGALGRPDLGDAEVDVVREQLVAVGAVDACERRITELTESALRALEAAPVADPAVTERLAGLAVSATKRTS from the coding sequence GTGGCGCTCCACCCGTTCGACCTCGACCTGGCCAAGCACGTTGACTCGGCCCTGGCCGCCTACCTCGCCGATCGCCGGGCGCTCGGCGAGCGCATGGAGCGCAGCTTCACCGAGGCGGTGGACGGGCTCACGGACTTCGTGCTCAGCGGCGGCAAGCGCGTGCGCCCCACCTTCGCGTGGTGGGGCTGGCGCGCCGCGGGCGGCGACCCGGACCAGGAGTCGGCGGGCCGCGTGCTCACCGCCGTCAGCTCGCTGGAGCTGATCCAGGCCTGCGCGCTGATCCACGACGACCTCATGGACGCGTCGGAGACCCGCAGGGGCAGGCCGACCATCCACGTCCAGTTCGCCCGGCGGCACCGGGAGAACTCCTGGCTGAGCTCGCCCGAGCAGTTCGGGCTGGCCGCCGCCGTGCTGATCGGCGACGTCGCGCTCGCCTGGGCCGACGACATGCTGTTCGCCGCGGGCCTTCCCACCGACGCGCTGCAGCGGCTCAGCCTGCCGTGGCGCGACATGCGCACCGAGATGCTCGCCGGCCAGTACCTGGACGTGCTGACCCAGGCGCGCGGCGACGCCTCGGCCGACGCCGCGCTGCGCATCGACCGGCTCAAGACGGCCGCCTACACCGTGGAGCGGCCACTGCACATGGGCGCGGCCATCGGCGGCGGCTCGGCCGAGCTGATCGAGGGCCTGCGCGCGTTCGGCCGGGACATCGGCGTGGCGTTCCAGCTGCGCGACGACCTGCTCGGCGTGTTCGGCGACCCGGCGGTCACCGGCAAGCCCGCGGGCGACGACCTGCGCGAGGGCAAGCGGACCCTGCTCGTGGCGCTCGGCGTCGAGCACGGCGCGGACGCGCTGGAGGGCGCGCTCGGCCGTCCCGACCTGGGCGACGCGGAGGTGGACGTGGTGCGCGAGCAGCTCGTGGCGGTCGGCGCCGTGGACGCCTGCGAGCGGCGCATCACCGAGCTGACCGAGTCGGCGCTGCGCGCGCTGGAGGCGGCCCCGGTGGCGGACCCGGCGGTGACCGAGCGGCTGGCGGGGCTGGCCGTGAGCGCGACGAAGCGGACCAGCTGA
- a CDS encoding DUF3153 domain-containing protein: MPRASALLLPVILLLAAFSLSGCVRLHAAMALSQDDLVAGEIVAATPPTGDADAGPQLKVPDGLSDRVTTKAYQADGYAGTQLSFSRLTFDEVKALATATSASSSRYQLNFRRSGELVTLSGSVDLTSVPAERADIQVKISFPGEVVDTNGREEEDAVLSWHPKPGQASMLTATVRYPGPDSQSWFPWVMLVAGLTGGAALVVVVMAVVSHRRSLVA; the protein is encoded by the coding sequence GTGCCCAGGGCCTCCGCGCTGCTCCTGCCCGTGATCCTGCTGCTCGCGGCGTTCTCGCTGTCGGGCTGCGTGCGGTTGCACGCGGCGATGGCCCTGTCCCAGGACGACCTGGTGGCCGGGGAGATCGTCGCCGCGACCCCGCCGACCGGCGACGCCGACGCGGGCCCGCAGCTGAAGGTGCCGGACGGGCTGTCCGACCGGGTCACCACCAAGGCCTACCAGGCGGACGGCTACGCGGGCACGCAGCTGTCGTTCAGCAGGCTGACCTTCGACGAGGTCAAGGCGCTGGCGACCGCCACGAGCGCGTCGAGCAGCCGCTACCAGCTGAACTTCCGCCGCTCCGGCGAGCTGGTGACGCTGTCCGGCTCGGTGGACCTGACCTCGGTGCCCGCCGAGCGCGCGGACATCCAGGTCAAGATCAGCTTCCCCGGCGAGGTGGTGGACACCAACGGCCGCGAGGAGGAGGACGCGGTGCTGTCGTGGCACCCGAAGCCCGGCCAGGCCTCGATGCTGACGGCGACGGTCCGCTACCCCGGCCCGGACTCGCAGTCGTGGTTCCCGTGGGTGATGCTCGTGGCAGGCCTGACCGGCGGGGCGGCGCTCGTCGTGGTGGTCATGGCGGTCGTCTCGCACCGCCGCAGCCTGGTCGCCTGA
- a CDS encoding carboxymuconolactone decarboxylase family protein: protein MNFGEIAPDAYKLLLQLDGYARRNVDHVLMELVKLRASMLNGCSFCVDMHSSDAIAAGESTQRLFAVSAWRESGFFSPAERLALELTDAVTRLGEHGVPQELWDRAAARWSEKELADLLVLIVSINSLNRLGVTLDTGKDRELV, encoded by the coding sequence ATGAACTTCGGCGAGATCGCCCCCGACGCCTACAAGCTCCTGCTCCAGCTCGACGGCTACGCGCGCAGGAACGTCGACCACGTGCTCATGGAGCTGGTCAAGCTGCGCGCCTCGATGCTCAACGGCTGCTCGTTCTGCGTGGACATGCACTCCAGCGACGCGATCGCCGCCGGTGAGAGCACCCAGCGGCTGTTCGCGGTCTCCGCGTGGCGCGAGTCCGGGTTCTTCAGCCCGGCCGAGCGGCTGGCGCTGGAGCTGACCGACGCGGTGACCCGGCTCGGCGAGCACGGGGTGCCGCAGGAGCTGTGGGACCGGGCCGCCGCGCGGTGGTCCGAGAAGGAGCTGGCCGACCTGCTGGTGCTGATCGTCAGCATCAACTCGCTCAACCGCCTCGGCGTCACCCTGGACACGGGCAAGGACCGCGAGCTGGTCTGA
- a CDS encoding class II 3-deoxy-7-phosphoheptulonate synthase, giving the protein MNWTVDVPVDTLPELPPLPPELRSRLDDALGRPAAQQPEWPDADLARRVRAVLESVPPITVPAEIDRLRDNLAAVARGEAFMLQGGDCAETFADNTEPHIRANVRTLLQMAVVLTYGASLPVVKIGRIAGQYAKPRSSGTDALGLPSYRGDIVNSLVPTPEARVADPGRMIRAYANAGAAMNLLRAMTTAGMADLHRLHDWNKDFVRTSPAGERYEALAAEIDRGLRFMSACGVNDSSLHTTEIFASHEALLLDYERALLRLDTRGDEPKLYDLSSHFLWIGERTRQLDGAHIAFAELLANPIGLKIGPSTTPEMAVEYVERLDPHNQPGRLTLISRMGNGKVRDVLPAIVEKVTASGHKVIWQCDPMHGNTHESSTGYKTRHFDRIVDEVQGFFEVHRRLGTHPGGIHIELTGEDVTECLGGAQEISDTDLAGRYETACDPRLNTQQSLELAFLVAEMLRS; this is encoded by the coding sequence GTGAACTGGACCGTGGACGTGCCCGTGGACACGCTTCCCGAGCTCCCGCCGCTCCCGCCCGAGCTCCGCTCGCGGCTGGACGACGCGCTCGGCAGGCCGGCCGCCCAGCAGCCCGAGTGGCCGGACGCCGACCTCGCCCGACGGGTCCGCGCCGTGCTGGAGAGCGTGCCCCCCATCACCGTGCCCGCCGAGATCGACCGGCTCCGCGACAACCTCGCCGCCGTCGCGCGGGGCGAGGCTTTCATGCTGCAGGGCGGCGACTGCGCGGAGACGTTCGCGGACAACACCGAGCCGCACATCCGCGCGAACGTCCGCACCCTGCTCCAGATGGCCGTGGTCCTCACCTACGGCGCCAGCCTCCCCGTCGTGAAGATCGGCCGGATCGCGGGCCAGTACGCCAAGCCGCGCTCCTCCGGCACGGACGCGCTCGGCCTGCCGTCGTACCGGGGCGACATCGTCAACTCGCTGGTGCCCACCCCCGAGGCCCGCGTCGCCGACCCCGGCCGCATGATCCGCGCCTACGCCAACGCGGGCGCGGCGATGAACCTGCTGCGCGCCATGACCACCGCGGGCATGGCCGACCTGCACCGCCTGCACGACTGGAACAAGGACTTCGTGCGCACCTCGCCCGCGGGCGAGCGGTACGAGGCGCTGGCCGCCGAGATCGACCGGGGCCTGCGCTTCATGTCGGCGTGCGGCGTGAACGACTCCTCGCTGCACACCACGGAGATCTTCGCCTCGCACGAGGCGCTGCTGCTCGACTACGAGCGGGCCCTGCTGCGCCTGGACACCAGGGGCGACGAGCCGAAGCTGTACGACCTGTCCTCGCACTTCCTGTGGATCGGCGAGCGGACCAGGCAGCTGGACGGCGCGCACATCGCGTTCGCCGAGCTGCTGGCCAACCCGATCGGCCTGAAGATCGGCCCGTCCACCACGCCCGAGATGGCCGTGGAGTACGTCGAGCGCCTCGACCCGCACAACCAGCCCGGCAGGCTGACCCTGATCAGCCGCATGGGCAACGGCAAGGTGCGCGACGTGCTGCCCGCGATCGTCGAGAAGGTCACCGCCTCCGGGCACAAGGTGATCTGGCAGTGCGACCCGATGCACGGCAACACGCACGAGTCGTCCACCGGCTACAAGACCCGGCACTTCGACCGGATCGTGGACGAGGTGCAGGGCTTCTTCGAGGTGCACCGCAGGCTCGGCACGCACCCCGGCGGCATCCACATCGAGCTGACCGGCGAGGACGTCACCGAGTGCCTGGGCGGCGCCCAGGAGATCTCGGACACCGACCTGGCCGGCCGCTACGAGACCGCGTGCGACCCGCGCCTGAACACCCAGCAGTCGCTGGAGCTGGCCTTCCTGGTGGCGGAGATGCTCCGCTCCTGA
- a CDS encoding PASTA domain-containing protein — translation MALARPGVMPSAPPAPAPKPRKPKAQKKTPEQVLEEERQRSKRQFITWTSVAVVAAVLAGVIGWWMAAGRYADVPELVGKQESEVSTLMGDASLKFVTAMEASDTVPKGEVLRTEPAAGTELMRGDLVRITVSLGRPVVPQLKSNLDVAVAQQELKLVGLEGEVNEAENAYSATVPVGKVVTLKPEPGTQVPIGTKITIVLSKGPEPKPVPDVVGKSKADAFAELTAAGFEPVEGKAEFAQGVEEGKVIRITPAAGTNVPEGDKKVTVVVSGGAVTVPEVKGKRVKDARKDLEKLGLEVEVQFNGSDRARVFSQSPDAGAKVEKGSRVTLVGI, via the coding sequence ATGGCGCTGGCCAGGCCGGGCGTCATGCCGTCCGCGCCGCCCGCCCCCGCGCCCAAGCCGCGCAAGCCCAAGGCGCAGAAGAAGACGCCCGAGCAGGTCCTGGAGGAGGAGCGCCAGCGCAGCAAGCGGCAGTTCATCACCTGGACCTCGGTGGCCGTGGTCGCGGCCGTCCTGGCGGGCGTCATCGGCTGGTGGATGGCGGCGGGCCGGTACGCGGACGTGCCCGAGCTGGTCGGCAAGCAGGAGTCCGAGGTGTCGACGCTGATGGGCGACGCCTCGCTGAAGTTCGTCACCGCCATGGAGGCGAGCGACACCGTGCCCAAGGGCGAGGTGCTGCGCACCGAGCCCGCGGCGGGCACCGAGCTGATGCGCGGCGACCTGGTGCGGATCACGGTGTCGCTGGGCAGGCCGGTGGTGCCGCAGCTCAAGTCGAACCTGGACGTCGCGGTCGCGCAGCAGGAGCTGAAGCTGGTCGGCCTGGAGGGCGAGGTCAACGAGGCCGAGAACGCCTACAGCGCCACCGTCCCGGTCGGCAAGGTCGTGACGCTCAAGCCCGAGCCCGGCACCCAGGTGCCGATCGGCACGAAGATCACGATCGTGCTGAGCAAGGGCCCCGAGCCCAAGCCGGTGCCGGACGTGGTGGGCAAGAGCAAGGCTGACGCGTTCGCCGAGCTGACCGCCGCGGGCTTCGAGCCGGTGGAGGGCAAGGCGGAGTTCGCCCAGGGCGTCGAGGAGGGCAAGGTCATCCGGATCACGCCCGCCGCGGGCACGAACGTGCCGGAGGGCGACAAGAAGGTCACCGTCGTGGTGTCCGGCGGTGCGGTGACCGTGCCCGAGGTCAAGGGCAAGCGGGTCAAGGACGCGCGCAAGGACCTGGAGAAGCTCGGCCTGGAGGTCGAGGTCCAGTTCAACGGCAGCGACCGGGCTCGGGTGTTCAGCCAGAGCCCCGACGCGGGCGCGAAGGTCGAGAAGGGCAGCCGGGTCACCCTGGTCGGCATCTGA
- a CDS encoding methylenetetrahydrofolate reductase yields the protein MTSVLERLAGKTPAFSVEFFPPRDAADEQVLWRAIRELEALDPAFVSITYGAGGSGRDRTIRATGRVAQETTLVPMAHLTAVDHSVAELRNVIGWYAAVGVRNILALRGDPPGDPNGEWTAHPQGLNYAEELVRLCRELGDFCVGVAAFPYGHPRSADLDTDTEHLVRKLRAGADFAIAQLFFEADDFLRLRDRVVARGCDAALLPGLMPLTTPRTLAKTVELSGAPVPDSVARALDPFTGDAAGFRRAGVELVTRMGERLLAEGVPGLHFYTLNRSKATREVVADLGLAPARTTA from the coding sequence ATGACGTCGGTGCTCGAACGCCTCGCGGGGAAGACCCCCGCCTTCTCCGTCGAGTTCTTCCCCCCGCGCGACGCGGCGGACGAGCAGGTGCTGTGGCGCGCCATCCGCGAGCTGGAGGCGCTCGACCCGGCCTTCGTGTCCATCACCTACGGCGCGGGCGGCTCCGGCCGCGACCGCACCATCCGGGCCACCGGCCGCGTCGCGCAGGAGACCACCCTGGTGCCCATGGCGCACCTGACCGCCGTCGACCACTCGGTGGCCGAGCTGCGCAACGTCATCGGCTGGTACGCGGCGGTCGGGGTGCGCAACATCCTGGCGCTGCGCGGCGACCCGCCCGGCGACCCGAACGGCGAGTGGACCGCGCACCCGCAGGGGCTCAACTACGCGGAGGAGCTGGTCCGGCTGTGCCGGGAGCTCGGCGACTTCTGCGTGGGCGTCGCGGCGTTCCCGTACGGGCACCCGCGCTCGGCCGACCTGGACACCGACACCGAGCACCTGGTGCGCAAGCTGCGGGCGGGCGCGGACTTCGCCATCGCCCAGCTGTTCTTCGAGGCGGACGACTTCCTGCGGCTGCGCGACCGGGTCGTGGCGCGCGGCTGCGACGCGGCCCTGCTGCCGGGCCTGATGCCGCTGACCACGCCCAGGACGCTGGCCAAGACCGTGGAGCTGTCCGGCGCGCCGGTGCCGGACTCGGTGGCGCGCGCGCTGGACCCGTTCACCGGCGACGCGGCCGGGTTCCGCAGGGCGGGCGTCGAGCTGGTCACCAGGATGGGGGAGCGGCTGCTGGCGGAGGGCGTGCCGGGGCTGCACTTCTACACGCTCAACCGGTCCAAGGCGACCCGCGAGGTGGTGGCGGACCTGGGCCTCGCGCCCGCCCGCACCACGGCGTGA
- the crtI gene encoding phytoene desaturase family protein has translation MRLVTGRTDHVVVVGAGLAGLSAALHLLGAGRRVTVVERDATPGGRAGRLALGGFTADTGPSVLTMPELVEEAFNAVGGSMADRLDLRPVTPAYRARFADGSVLDVHPDAEAMEAEVRRFAGPEQARGYLRLRAWLTELHRVERDAFIGANFDSPLDLLTPQLARLASLRGFARLDPTVGRFVTDERLRRVFTFQSLYAGLAPRKAMAAYAVIAYMDAIAGVHHPRGGVRALPDALAAAAADAGADLRFDTRVAWLERIGGRVTAVRTAHGERIACDAVVLTPDLPVSYRLLGHRPRRLLPVRWSPSAVVLHAGTRGRWDELAHHTIFFGDAWERTFDEVIDRGQLMSDPSLLVSRPPEEDAATFVLAPAPNLRAGRIDWERVGPAYRDELVAELERRGLTGFGDSIEVERLVTPKDWAALGMAAGTPFSAAHTFAQTGPFRPRNLVSGVENAVLAGCGTTPGVGVPPVLVSGRLAAQRITGVAAPVGRRPVAGLLARVSRR, from the coding sequence GTGCGGCTGGTCACCGGGCGGACCGACCACGTCGTGGTGGTCGGGGCGGGGCTGGCCGGGCTCTCGGCCGCCCTGCACCTGCTGGGCGCGGGTCGCCGCGTCACCGTCGTCGAGCGCGACGCCACCCCCGGCGGTCGCGCCGGGCGGCTCGCGCTGGGCGGCTTCACCGCCGACACCGGCCCGAGCGTGCTGACCATGCCGGAGCTGGTCGAGGAGGCGTTCAACGCGGTCGGCGGGAGCATGGCCGACCGCCTGGACCTGCGGCCGGTCACCCCGGCCTACCGGGCGCGCTTCGCCGACGGCTCGGTGCTGGACGTGCACCCCGACGCCGAGGCCATGGAGGCCGAGGTGCGCCGGTTCGCGGGCCCCGAGCAGGCGCGCGGGTACCTGCGGCTGCGGGCGTGGCTGACCGAGCTGCACCGGGTCGAGCGGGACGCGTTCATCGGCGCGAACTTCGACTCGCCGCTGGACCTGCTCACCCCGCAGCTGGCCAGGCTGGCGTCGCTGCGCGGGTTCGCCAGGCTCGACCCGACGGTGGGCCGGTTCGTCACCGACGAGCGGCTGCGCCGGGTGTTCACGTTCCAGTCGCTGTACGCCGGGCTCGCGCCGCGCAAGGCCATGGCCGCCTACGCGGTGATCGCCTACATGGACGCGATCGCGGGCGTGCACCACCCGCGCGGCGGGGTGCGGGCGCTGCCCGACGCGCTGGCCGCCGCAGCCGCCGACGCGGGCGCGGACCTGCGGTTCGACACGCGGGTGGCGTGGCTGGAGCGGATCGGCGGGCGGGTCACGGCGGTGCGCACCGCGCACGGCGAGCGGATCGCGTGCGACGCGGTCGTGCTCACCCCGGACCTGCCGGTGTCCTACCGCCTGCTGGGGCACCGGCCGCGCAGGCTGCTGCCGGTGCGCTGGTCGCCGTCGGCGGTGGTGCTGCACGCGGGCACCCGCGGGCGCTGGGACGAGCTGGCCCACCACACGATCTTCTTCGGCGACGCCTGGGAGCGCACGTTCGACGAGGTCATCGACCGGGGGCAGCTGATGAGCGACCCGTCGCTGCTGGTCAGCAGGCCGCCGGAGGAGGACGCGGCGACGTTCGTGCTGGCGCCCGCGCCGAACCTGCGGGCGGGGCGGATCGACTGGGAGCGGGTCGGGCCCGCCTACCGGGACGAGCTGGTGGCGGAGCTGGAGCGGCGCGGGCTGACCGGGTTCGGCGACTCGATCGAGGTCGAGCGCCTGGTGACGCCGAAGGACTGGGCCGCGCTGGGCATGGCGGCGGGCACGCCGTTCTCGGCGGCGCACACCTTCGCCCAGACCGGGCCGTTCCGGCCGAGGAACCTGGTGTCCGGGGTGGAGAACGCGGTCCTGGCGGGCTGCGGCACCACGCCGGGCGTGGGCGTGCCGCCGGTGCTGGTGTCCGGGAGGCTGGCCGCGCAGCGGATCACCGGGGTGGCCGCGCCGGTGGGCAGGCGCCCGGTGGCGGGGCTGCTGGCGCGGGTCTCCCGGCGCTGA
- a CDS encoding DUF885 domain-containing protein: MSSTSAGVHAVSNRYVADYAAADPLMATQSGIPGHDDRLTDYSPQGHAAREELTRRAAREIEAAEPADASEAVAKAVFLERTSVDLDLYDAGAHQADLNVIASPVQGLRETFDLMPTATTEDWAVIAKRLAALPEAVANLRAGLGHSADAGRVAALRQVTKVAEQCDTWSGRTTGRSFFADLIAPAPDDRALRTELEAGARAAGEAYADLAQFLRAELAPKAPTKDAVGEEAYRLKSRFFTGAKLDLAEAYAWGWEEFSGIEAEMREVAGRIKPGATIAEAAAALDADPRYRVTGQDGLRQWMQGLSDAALADVRGKHFDLPDELMDLECRIAPPGGGVGAYYTSPTPDFSRPGRMWWSVPADRQEFSTWREVSTVYHEGVPGHHLQIATAVYQAEKLNDFQRLMCWISGHGEGWALYAERLMRELGYLGDPGDLLGMLDSHLFRAARVIVDIGMHLELEIPKGTGFHEGERWTPELGLEFMLTRTITDPAHVHDEIDRYLGWPGQAPAYKLGERLWLAAREDARARHGAAFDLKRFHQEALEMGCMGLDTLRERLAAL; this comes from the coding sequence ATGTCATCGACCTCCGCAGGTGTGCACGCGGTCAGCAACCGCTACGTCGCCGACTACGCAGCCGCCGACCCGCTCATGGCCACCCAGAGCGGCATCCCCGGTCACGACGACCGGCTGACCGACTACTCCCCGCAGGGCCACGCCGCCCGCGAGGAGCTGACCCGCCGCGCCGCGCGCGAGATCGAGGCCGCCGAGCCCGCCGACGCCTCCGAGGCCGTCGCGAAGGCGGTCTTCCTGGAGCGCACCTCCGTCGACCTGGACCTCTACGACGCGGGCGCCCACCAGGCCGACCTGAACGTCATCGCCAGCCCCGTGCAGGGCCTGCGCGAGACCTTCGACCTGATGCCCACCGCCACCACCGAGGACTGGGCGGTCATCGCCAAGCGCCTCGCCGCCCTGCCCGAGGCCGTCGCGAACCTGCGCGCGGGCCTCGGCCACTCCGCCGACGCGGGCCGGGTCGCCGCGCTGCGCCAGGTCACCAAGGTCGCCGAGCAGTGCGACACCTGGTCGGGTCGCACCACCGGCCGCTCGTTCTTCGCCGACCTGATCGCGCCCGCCCCCGACGACCGGGCGCTGCGCACCGAGCTGGAGGCCGGGGCGCGCGCGGCGGGCGAGGCGTACGCCGACCTCGCCCAGTTCCTGCGCGCCGAGCTCGCCCCCAAGGCCCCGACCAAGGACGCCGTCGGCGAGGAGGCGTACCGGCTCAAGTCGCGCTTCTTCACCGGCGCGAAGCTCGACCTGGCCGAGGCGTACGCCTGGGGCTGGGAGGAGTTCTCCGGCATCGAGGCCGAGATGCGCGAGGTCGCGGGCCGCATCAAGCCCGGCGCGACGATCGCCGAGGCCGCCGCCGCGCTCGACGCCGACCCGCGCTACCGGGTGACCGGCCAGGACGGGCTGCGGCAGTGGATGCAGGGGCTCTCCGACGCGGCGCTCGCCGACGTGCGCGGCAAGCACTTCGACCTGCCCGACGAGCTGATGGACCTGGAGTGCCGGATCGCCCCGCCCGGCGGCGGCGTCGGCGCGTACTACACCAGCCCCACCCCGGACTTCTCCCGCCCCGGCCGCATGTGGTGGTCCGTGCCCGCCGACCGGCAGGAGTTCTCCACCTGGCGCGAGGTCAGCACCGTCTACCACGAGGGCGTCCCCGGCCACCACCTGCAGATCGCCACGGCCGTCTACCAGGCCGAGAAGCTCAACGACTTCCAGCGCCTGATGTGCTGGATCTCCGGCCACGGCGAGGGCTGGGCGCTGTACGCCGAGCGGCTCATGCGCGAGCTGGGCTACCTCGGCGACCCCGGCGACCTGCTCGGGATGCTGGACTCGCACCTGTTCCGCGCCGCCCGCGTGATCGTCGACATCGGGATGCACCTGGAGCTGGAGATCCCGAAGGGCACCGGCTTCCACGAGGGCGAGCGGTGGACGCCGGAGCTGGGCCTGGAGTTCATGCTCACCCGCACCATCACCGACCCCGCGCACGTGCACGACGAGATCGACCGCTACCTCGGCTGGCCCGGCCAGGCCCCCGCCTACAAGCTCGGCGAGCGGCTGTGGCTGGCCGCCCGCGAGGACGCCCGCGCCCGGCACGGGGCCGCGTTCGACCTCAAGCGGTTCCACCAGGAGGCGCTGGAGATGGGCTGCATGGGCCTGGACACGCTCCGCGAGCGGCTCGCCGCCCTCTGA